From one Electrophorus electricus isolate fEleEle1 chromosome 20, fEleEle1.pri, whole genome shotgun sequence genomic stretch:
- the LOC113587335 gene encoding ataxin-7 has product MSERAEADVSAEPRRAGRPPRQQRGEGATAMATGAERGSLPSPDRILGQSWSSWVDAVKLHGNDGAESEESFKECGKNREAMRLCRDDMPIFGQCPAQDDFYLVMCSHCSQVVKPQAFHAHYERRHGSMSKLSSSTAYSLPGFSSRGRSGGGAGGGAGSRPLGAPSAKEKLPHRKSHFPLKMLHNDILTPAVRVEKIHLKVEYPSSRHTHVPVSSSSSSVTVSSSPTKPGLNTPSVPKGQLLALGHIPNGKGHPAPPDKKQDNSTSVSSRRLYRRPLEREFNPDVHCGVLDIGARKPCTRSLTCKTHSLSQRRAVPGRSFDALLAEHKGRVRDKELQHRAEPALQAAPLRDPPPLSRLSQDAHHHLPPHSNSVAAETPKPVALGKPKPHNHGLPRLSSGSAHTGLIGSGDPATAHDLTQHPHTAPTPNGACRLSSDEGEAEDREDAVDKLDCHFSGYHPRPASYCTFGSRQFSRSCFAFDRRWNRVRCALAAMMDKHVNSLMWRKIPLVPENSFASAMTSSHRSNSSSFSSGFLSPSPPLPYGQSYDSKPVLSYGTTLNARATSQRVGEQLAYSSSSSSRQVSSSSPQMPSVLSCSLPYTQGSGKPNKSRPGTKSFRVRESSSAPPASSVANSGSVVRVGAVGLGSGKKRKTSSLLTPHGTYNAEPSSSSSFRKNCAVNSGTSGSSFPSSITSTAPSSSFSSHGASGTPGRRQEASSRGAAPSGPAEPIKRMSVVMNSSDSTLSLGPFVHQGGDGPRLDNKRRKSSPVSTGSAGAGTCAAPGGGGAPPPGRPRMAKSPAVTNNLHGKHTRPGPGAPGLANSSLIHQPKTRP; this is encoded by the exons ATGTCGGAAAGGGCCGAGGCTGACGTCAGCGCGGAGCCGCGCCGAGCGGGCAGGCCGCCGAGGCAGCAGCGGGGAGAGGGCGCCACAGCAATGGCGACCGGCGCCGAGCGCGGCTCCCTTCCCAGTCCGGACAGAATACTGGGGCAGTCCTGGAGCAGCTGGGTCGACGCTGTGAAACTCCACGGGAACGACG GTGCAGAATCGGAAGAAAGTTTCAAAGAGTGCGGGAAAAATCGAGAAGCCATGCGTCTGTGCAGAGACG ATATGCCCATATTTGGCCAGTGTCCTGCACAGGATGACTTTTACCTGGTGATGTGCAGCCACTGTAGTCAGGTAGTCAAACCCCAGGCCTTCCACGCACACTATG AGAGAAGACACGGCTCCATGAGCAAGCTCTCGTCCTCCACTGCTTACTCGCTCCCTGGCTTCTCCTCCCGGGGGCGGAgcgggggtggggctgggggtggggctgggagCAGGCCCCTGGGAGCCCCCTCAGCCAAAGAGAAGCTGCCTCACCGCAAGTCCCACTTCCCCTTGAAGATGCTTCACAATGACAT TTTGACCCCAGCCGTCCGAGTGGAGAAGATCCATCTGAAGGTGGAGTACCCGTCCTCCAGACATACCCATGTACCTGTctcgtcctcctcgtcctccgTTACTGTGAGCTCGTCCCCTACAAAGCCAGGCCTTAATACCCCGTCAGTACCAAAGGGTCAGCTGCTGGCACTGGGTCACATCCCCAACGGGAAGGGCCACCCAGCCCCTCCGGATAAGAAGCAGGACAACAGCACCAGTGTCAGCAGCAGACGACTGTACAGGAGACCGCTAG AACGCGAGTTTAATCCTGATGTCCATTGTGGAGTTTTGGATATAGGAGCCCGTAAGCCATGCACAAGATCCTTAACATGCAAG ACACATTCCTTAAGCCAGAGGAGGGCGGTACCAGGGCGGAGTTTTGATGCGTTGCTGGCGGAGCACAAAGGCCGCGTGCGAGACAAGGAGCTGCAGCACAGGGCCGAGCCCGCCCTGCAGGCCGCACCCCTCAGGGATCCTCCGCCCCTGTCTCGCCTCTCACAGGACGCCCACCACCACCTGCCACCCCACAGCAACAGTGTTGCCGCTGAAACTCCCAAGCCTGTCGCGCTCGGCAAACCCAAACCTCACAATCACGGTCTTCCGCG TCTGAGCAGTGGCAGCGCCCACACTGGGCTGATTGGGTCAGGTGACCCTGCTACGGCCCATGACCTGACCCAGCACCCCCACACTGCCCCCACGCCCAACGGGGCGTGCCGTCTGTCCAGCGACGAGGGCGAGGCGGAGGATAGAGAGGATGCTGTGGACAAACTGGACTGCCACTTTTCAGGGTACCACCCGAGACCGGCTTCG TACTGCACTTTCGGCAGCCGCCAGTTCAGCAGGAGCTGTTTTGCCTTTGACCGCCGCTGGAATCGGGTCCGATGTGCGCTTGCGGCCATGATGGACAAACACGTCAACTCGTTGATGTGGAG GAAAATCCCTCTGGTGCCGGAAAATTCATTCGCGTCAGCGATGACGTCGTCTCACCGGTCAAACTCCTCATCCTTCTCTTCTGGCTTccttagcccctcccctccgctGCCCTACGGCCAGTCGTACGACAGCAAGCCCGTGCTGTCATACGGGACCACCCTGAACGCCCGGGCCACGTCCCAAAGGGTGGGAGAGCAGCTCGCCTACAGCAGTAGCAGCTCGTCCAGACAAGTGTCCTCATCGTCACCCCAGATGCCTTCAGTCCTCTCCTGCTCGCTGCCCTACACACAGGGCTCTGGCAAGCCCAACAAGTCCCGCCCCGGAACCAAGTCCTTCCGGGTCAGGGAGTCCTCTTCAGCCCCTCCGGCGAGCTCTGTTGCTAACAGCGGCAGCGTGGTGCGCGTGGGGGCTGTTGGCCTCGGCTCGGGAAAGAAGCGCAAAACCAGCTCTCTGCTCACGCCACACGGCACCTACAACGCCGAGCCTTCGTCTTCGTCGTCCTTCAGGAAGAACTGTGCGGTGAACTCTGGCACCTCAGGGAGCAGCTTCCCTTCCTCAATCACCTCCACCGCTCCCTCGTCCTCCTTTTCCTCCCACGGCGCAAGCGGCACACCTGGCCGGCGGCAGGAGGCGTCGTCCCGTGGGGCGGCGCCATCCGGCCCCGCCGAACCAATCAAACGCATGAGTGTTGTGATGAACAGCAGCGATTCGACGCTCTCGCTGGGACCGTTCGTGCACCAGGGCGGCGATGGACCTCGTCTCGATAACAAGAGGAGGAAGAGCTCGCCTGTCAGCACTGGCTCCGCTGGCGCAGGgacctgtgcag CACCTGGAGGGGGAGGCGCTCCGCCGCCTGGCAGACCCAGAATGGCCAAGTCTCCGGCAGTCACCAACAACCTCCATGGCAAACACACACGGCCCGGTCCAGGAGCACCAGGCCTTGCCAACAGCTCACTAAtacatcag CCTAAGACCCGCCCCTGA
- the thoc7 gene encoding THO complex subunit 7 homolog, giving the protein MSRCPRAALPGYSGQMGTITDDEVIRKRLLIDGDGAGDDRRINLLLKSFTKWCHSNVTPEEGFTQYQRMLGTLAQCEFSMGKTLLVYDMNLKEMENYEKIYTDIEQSIIAAHEKIAECKKEIQRAKRIRKNRQEYDALAKVIQQHPDRHETMKQLKALDKELHQLSQIKENVEDKLELRKKQFHVLLSTIQELQQTLENDENDDASQESPMENGD; this is encoded by the exons ATGAGCCGCTGCCCCAGAGCAGCGTTACCTGGATACAGCGGACAGATGGGGACCATCACTGACG ATGAGGTCATACGGAAACGCCTCCTTATCGATGGCGACGGAGCTGGGGACGATCGGCGTATCAATTTGCTCCTGAAAAGCTTCACCAAATGGTGCCACTCGAACGTGACACCAGAAGAAGG TTTCACCCAGTATCAGAGGATGCTGGGCACCTTGGCACAGTGCGAGTTCTCCATGGGGAAGACCCTGCTGGTGTACGACATGAACCTGAAAGAAATGGAGAACTACGAGAAGATTTACACCGACATCG AGCAAAGCATAATAGCTGCACACGAGAAAATCGCAGAGTGCAAAAAAGAAATCCAGAGGGCAAAGAGGATCCGAAAGAACCGCCAAG AATATGATGCACTGGCAAAGGTAATCCAGCAGCATCCGGACAGACACGAAACGATGAA GCAGCTCAAAGCACTGGACAAAGAACTTCACCAGCTTTCACAAATCAAAGAGAACGTTGAAGACAAG ttggAGCTGCGCAAGAAACAGTTCCATGTGCTCCTCAGCACTATCCAGGAGCTTCAGCAGACCTTGGAGA ACGATGAAAACGATGATGCAAGCCAAGAGAGTCCGATGGAAAATGGAGATTAG